The following coding sequences lie in one Methylotenera versatilis 301 genomic window:
- a CDS encoding cobalamin-binding protein, with protein MRYPKRIVCLTTEPTEVLYLLGEQDRIVGISGYTTHPAIARKEKPKVSAFTSAKIDKILELQPDLVIGFSNLQADIAASLIRAGVEVHIFNQRSVAQVLNMIAVTGALVGATEKAEQLIATLEKTLDEAQQTASKFKIKPKVYFEEWDDPMMCSIRWAMELIELAGGVDCFPELSQFHSAKDRIVTPQLVVERQPDIIIGSWCGKKFQPQQVIAREGWADLPAVKHGFVREIKSADILQPGPSLITHGLKQIQAIIQEWQTFQARSV; from the coding sequence ATGAGATACCCTAAACGCATCGTTTGCTTAACCACAGAACCGACCGAGGTACTATATTTGCTCGGCGAGCAAGACCGTATTGTCGGCATTTCGGGCTATACCACACACCCAGCCATTGCCAGAAAAGAAAAGCCGAAAGTTTCAGCGTTCACCAGCGCCAAAATTGATAAAATTTTAGAACTGCAGCCTGACTTGGTGATTGGCTTCTCCAACCTGCAGGCAGATATTGCCGCCTCACTGATTCGTGCGGGCGTTGAAGTTCATATTTTCAACCAACGTAGCGTTGCGCAAGTGTTGAATATGATTGCGGTCACTGGTGCCTTGGTCGGCGCGACAGAAAAAGCCGAGCAACTGATTGCAACGCTGGAAAAAACTTTGGATGAAGCACAGCAGACTGCCAGCAAATTCAAGATTAAACCCAAAGTATATTTTGAAGAGTGGGATGACCCTATGATGTGCAGCATCCGTTGGGCGATGGAGTTGATTGAACTCGCTGGTGGCGTCGACTGCTTTCCAGAACTATCCCAATTTCACAGTGCCAAAGATCGTATAGTCACGCCGCAACTAGTGGTAGAACGCCAACCTGATATTATTATCGGTTCATGGTGCGGCAAAAAATTTCAACCCCAGCAAGTGATAGCACGTGAAGGCTGGGCAGATTTACCTGCAGTAAAACATGGCTTCGTGCGAGAAATAAAATCTGCCGATATTTTGCAACCTGGGCCATCCTTGATTACGCATGGCTTAAAACAAATTCAGGCGATTATTCAAGAATGGCAGACGTTTCAAGCACGGTCAGTTTAA
- the bluB gene encoding 5,6-dimethylbenzimidazole synthase, with product MQNHKFSDIEVAAVYRAIAERRDMRHFLPNPVAPEILTKILHAAHHAPSVGLMQPWRFIRITDTNTRKAIHQLVDKERVKTAQAIGEYENTATGVDSKSAEFLRLKVEGILECGELLVVSLCDKRDGHVFGRRTLPEMDIASVSCAIQNMWLAARAEGLGMGWVSIFDPVELGTLLNMPADAKPIAVLCLGHVSSFYKEPMLVETGWATAKPLAEMVMENTWDTSK from the coding sequence ATGCAAAACCATAAGTTTTCAGATATTGAAGTTGCCGCGGTGTATCGCGCCATTGCCGAGCGACGTGATATGCGGCACTTTTTACCCAACCCTGTTGCGCCTGAAATACTCACTAAAATTTTGCATGCCGCACACCATGCCCCCAGCGTTGGCCTGATGCAGCCTTGGCGATTTATTAGAATTACTGATACGAACACACGCAAAGCTATTCATCAACTGGTAGATAAAGAGCGCGTTAAAACCGCACAAGCGATTGGTGAGTATGAAAATACCGCAACTGGGGTTGATTCTAAAAGCGCAGAGTTTTTACGTTTAAAAGTAGAAGGCATTTTAGAGTGTGGCGAATTACTGGTGGTGTCACTGTGCGACAAACGTGATGGCCATGTGTTTGGGCGCAGAACCTTGCCGGAAATGGATATTGCATCCGTGAGTTGCGCCATACAGAACATGTGGCTTGCCGCCCGCGCTGAAGGATTAGGCATGGGCTGGGTGTCGATTTTTGATCCCGTTGAATTAGGCACATTACTCAATATGCCTGCGGACGCTAAACCCATCGCAGTATTGTGTTTAGGCCATGTGAGTAGTTTCTACAAAGAACCCATGCTGGTAGAAACGGGCTGGGCAACCGCTAAACCGCTTGCGGAGATGGTGATGGAAAATACTTGGGACACCTCAAAGTAA